From Streptomyces sp. 6-11-2, one genomic window encodes:
- a CDS encoding GntR family transcriptional regulator — translation MDPTVSLELHVDRSSPVPLYFQLSQQLEAAIEHGSLTPGSLLGNEIELAARLGLSRPTVRQAIQSLVDKGLLVRRRGVGTQVVHSRVKRPLELSSLYDDLEAAGQRPATKVLVNTVVPASAEVAAALGVAEGEEVHRVERLRLTHGEPMAYLTNYLPPGLLDLDTGQLESTGLYRLMRAAGITLHSARQCIGARAASSAEAERLTEAEGAPLLTMQRTTFDDTGRAVEYGTHTYRPSRYSFEFQLLVRP, via the coding sequence GTGGACCCCACCGTCTCACTCGAACTCCATGTGGACCGGAGTTCCCCGGTACCGCTGTACTTCCAGTTGTCCCAGCAGCTCGAGGCCGCGATCGAACACGGCAGCCTCACCCCCGGCAGCCTGCTGGGCAACGAGATCGAGCTCGCCGCGCGGCTCGGCCTGTCCCGGCCCACCGTCCGCCAGGCCATCCAGTCGCTGGTCGACAAGGGCCTCCTGGTACGTCGCCGCGGTGTCGGCACGCAGGTCGTGCACAGCCGCGTCAAGCGCCCGCTGGAGCTGAGCAGCCTCTACGACGACCTGGAGGCGGCCGGTCAGCGCCCGGCGACGAAGGTCCTGGTCAACACGGTGGTCCCGGCCTCCGCCGAGGTCGCCGCCGCGCTCGGGGTGGCCGAGGGCGAGGAGGTCCACCGCGTCGAACGGCTGCGCCTGACCCACGGCGAGCCGATGGCGTATCTGACCAACTACCTGCCGCCCGGACTGCTCGACCTGGACACCGGTCAGCTGGAGTCCACCGGCCTGTACCGGCTGATGCGCGCCGCCGGGATCACCCTGCACAGCGCTCGCCAGTGCATCGGCGCCCGCGCCGCCTCCTCCGCCGAGGCCGAGCGGCTCACCGAGGCCGAGGGCGCCCCGCTGCTCACCATGCAGCGCACCACCTTCGACGACACCGGCCGCGCGGTGGAGTACGGCACGCACACCTACCGGCCCTCCCGTTACTCCTTCGAGTTCCAGCTCCTCGTACGCCCCTGA
- a CDS encoding Gfo/Idh/MocA family oxidoreductase yields the protein MRIGVIGTGRIGTIHANTLSRHREVGSLILTDADPARAQSLALRLGETAAPGVDEIFTWGVDAVVITTATSAHAELIGRAARSGLPVFCEKPIALDLPGTLQALAEVEAAGTVLQMGFQRRFDTGYAGAREAVRSGRLGRLHTVRALTSDQAPPPPQWLPLSGGLFRDTLIHDFDMLRWVTDREVLSVYAAGSDAGPTMFREAGDVDTGAALLTLDDGTLATATATRLNGAGYDVRMELAGERDQIVVGLDDRTPIASTEPTGPPAADKPWPDFLERFGPAYEAELAAFVQVLHGERPNPCDGREALQALRIAEACEVSRREHRPVSLAEIPGGDRAVYR from the coding sequence ATGCGCATCGGGGTCATCGGTACGGGCCGCATAGGCACCATCCACGCGAACACACTCAGCCGCCACCGCGAGGTCGGCTCATTGATCCTCACGGACGCCGATCCGGCGCGGGCACAGTCGCTCGCCCTCCGGCTGGGTGAGACGGCGGCACCGGGGGTGGACGAGATCTTCACCTGGGGCGTGGACGCGGTCGTGATCACCACGGCGACCTCGGCCCACGCCGAACTGATCGGCCGGGCGGCACGGTCGGGGCTCCCGGTGTTCTGCGAGAAACCGATCGCCCTGGACCTGCCGGGCACGTTACAGGCGCTCGCCGAGGTCGAAGCCGCCGGCACGGTGCTCCAGATGGGCTTCCAGCGCCGCTTCGACACGGGCTACGCCGGCGCGCGCGAGGCGGTGCGCTCCGGGCGCCTCGGCCGTCTGCACACGGTCCGCGCGCTCACCTCCGACCAGGCACCGCCACCGCCCCAGTGGCTTCCGCTCTCCGGCGGGCTTTTCAGGGACACCCTGATCCACGACTTCGACATGCTGCGCTGGGTGACGGACCGCGAGGTCCTCAGCGTGTACGCGGCCGGGTCCGACGCCGGCCCCACGATGTTCCGCGAGGCGGGCGACGTCGACACGGGCGCGGCGCTGCTCACCCTCGACGACGGCACGCTCGCCACCGCCACCGCCACCCGCCTCAACGGCGCGGGCTACGACGTCCGCATGGAACTGGCCGGGGAGCGGGACCAGATCGTGGTCGGCCTCGACGACCGCACGCCGATCGCGTCCACCGAGCCGACCGGCCCACCGGCCGCGGACAAGCCCTGGCCCGACTTCCTGGAACGCTTCGGCCCCGCCTACGAAGCCGAACTGGCCGCGTTCGTGCAGGTGCTGCACGGTGAGCGCCCCAACCCGTGCGACGGCCGCGAGGCACTCCAGGCCCTGCGCATCGCCGAGGCCTGTGAGGTCTCCCGCCGTGAACACCGCCCGGTGAGCCTGGCGGAGATCCCGGGCGGCGACCGGGCGGTCTACCGGTGA
- a CDS encoding NADPH:quinone reductase: MRAAYVEQLGPPDVIRFGELPAPVPGPGEVLVDVLATTVNPVDTFVRSGLFRTPLPFPFVVGRDLVGTVASAGSGFAVGETVWCNSLGHDGRQGAAAEQAVVPADRLYRLPAGVRPEEAVAVFHPAATAHLALFTHGGLRPGETVLVGGAAGNVGGALVEFAHRAYARVLATAAPRDHEHVRSLGAAQVVDYHAPDLAARLARLAPSGVGVHVDTSGHNDLRTAVGLLAHRGRIVVLSGARDEPALPVGPLYMKDGSLRGFAISNATAAELAEAATAVNDLLASGGLRPRSVEYLPLSAAAEIHQRMERGELHGRRVVLRP; encoded by the coding sequence GTGCGTGCCGCCTATGTCGAACAGCTGGGGCCACCCGACGTCATCCGCTTCGGTGAGTTGCCCGCTCCCGTGCCGGGGCCGGGCGAGGTGCTGGTGGATGTGCTGGCCACCACCGTCAACCCGGTGGACACCTTCGTCCGCTCGGGGCTGTTCCGCACACCGCTGCCGTTCCCGTTCGTGGTCGGGCGCGACCTGGTGGGCACGGTGGCGTCCGCGGGCTCCGGTTTCGCCGTCGGCGAGACGGTGTGGTGCAACAGCCTGGGCCACGACGGCCGGCAGGGAGCGGCCGCCGAACAGGCCGTGGTGCCCGCCGACCGCCTCTACCGGCTGCCGGCGGGCGTGCGCCCGGAGGAGGCGGTGGCCGTGTTCCATCCCGCCGCGACCGCCCATCTGGCGCTCTTCACGCACGGCGGGCTGCGCCCCGGTGAGACGGTCCTGGTCGGTGGCGCGGCCGGCAACGTGGGCGGCGCGCTGGTGGAGTTCGCGCACCGGGCGTACGCGCGGGTCCTCGCCACGGCCGCACCGCGTGACCACGAGCACGTCCGGTCCCTGGGCGCGGCGCAGGTCGTGGACTACCACGCCCCCGATCTCGCGGCGCGGCTGGCGCGGCTCGCTCCGTCCGGCGTCGGCGTCCACGTCGACACCTCGGGACACAACGATCTGAGGACCGCGGTCGGCCTCCTCGCCCACCGCGGCCGCATCGTCGTCCTGTCCGGGGCCCGCGACGAGCCGGCCCTTCCGGTCGGTCCGCTCTACATGAAGGACGGATCCCTGCGCGGGTTCGCCATCTCCAACGCCACAGCCGCGGAACTGGCCGAGGCGGCGACCGCCGTCAACGACCTCCTGGCCTCGGGCGGGCTGCGGCCCCGTTCGGTGGAGTACCTCCCCCTGAGCGCCGCGGCGGAGATCCACCAGCGCATGGAACGGGGCGAACTCCACGGCCGGCGCGTGGTGCTGCGCCCCTGA
- a CDS encoding ribonuclease domain-containing protein: MRFPPRTTRIGAAGALLSALLVGGTVAAAPADAAATAVGSICYSALPSQAYDTLRLIDKGGPYPYSQDGSVFQNREGVLPKQSTGYYHEYTVVTPGSPDRGARRIVTGQKTREDYYTADHYVTFRLVNFGC, translated from the coding sequence ATGAGATTCCCCCCACGCACCACCCGCATCGGCGCTGCCGGCGCCCTCCTGTCCGCCCTCCTGGTCGGTGGCACCGTCGCCGCCGCCCCGGCCGACGCCGCCGCGACCGCGGTCGGCAGCATCTGCTACAGCGCGCTGCCCTCCCAGGCGTACGACACGCTCCGTCTGATCGACAAGGGCGGTCCCTACCCGTACTCCCAGGACGGCTCCGTCTTCCAGAACCGCGAGGGCGTCCTGCCCAAGCAGTCGACCGGGTACTACCACGAGTACACGGTCGTCACCCCGGGCTCGCCCGACCGTGGTGCCCGACGCATAGTCACCGGCCAGAAGACCCGGGAGGACTACTACACCGCGGACCACTACGTCACGTTCAGGCTCGTCAACTTCGGCTGCTGA